A single Arcobacter sp. FWKO B DNA region contains:
- a CDS encoding Ig-like domain-containing protein, translating to METQIGKVQFIEGEFYVMDKQGTVSKLDIEDSINVNDTIFGGQSNNNFNSLNVLLIDGRIVEIVGVNAQLFDTSLISSGYGNEELAFSQEGLKVAINDLSKTLQENNKDDSILDEETAAGEEILSTEGGSGGTFDVRNGESVNVVSSVRSNGLGISYSNPLFATDDSLGITGIVLDSLVTTQTNTLVVGVNDIYLTNDNTPEITGTVNSSTATITVSINNIDYIAINNGDGTWVLPDNTVSILSDGTTVVVVTATDGANTAVASGNITVDTTIATTAPVLTIPEANDGYISSDELSDGVQTQVTIPDGVEAGDTITFTITNPDGTTQELEHIITPDEVTNNVADVTLPQDLFNEEGDYAISVIITDPAGNSTPSSNEVGFNVDITSPDSQTTTLIIDDVTSDNTINSQEAQTTITITGSVSGEFNEGDTLELVINGNTYTTTLNQDGSWSADVAGSDLAADSDNTIDAKVYATDSAGNVGEITASKTYGVDTTISTTAPVLTIPEANDGYISSDELSDGVQTQVTIPDGVEAGDTITFTITNPDGTTQEFEHIITPDEVTNGVADVTLPQDLFNEEGDYAISVIITDPAGNSTPSSNEVGFNVDITSPDSQTTTLIIDDVTSDNVINSQEAQDTITITGSVSGEFNEGDTLELVINGNTYTTTLNQDGSWSADVAGSDLAADSDNTIDAKVYATDSAGNVGEITASKTYGVDTTISTTAPVLTIPEANDGYISSDELSDGVQTQVTIPDGVEAGDTITFTITNPDGTTQEFEHIITPDEVTNGVADVTLPQDLFNEEGDYAISVIITDPAGNSTPSSNEVGFNVDITSPDSQTTTLIIDDVTSDNVINSQEAQDTITITGSVSGEFNEGDTLELVINGNTYTTTLNQDGSWSADVAGSDLAADSDNTIDAKVYATDSAGNVGEITASKTYGVDTTISTTAPVLTIPEANDGYISSDELSDGVQTQVTIPDGVEAGDTITFTITNPDGTTQEFEHIITPDEVTNGVADVTLPQDLFNEEGDYAISVIITDPAGNSTPSSNEVGFNVDITSPDSQTTTLIIDDVTSDNVINSQEAQDTITITGSVSGEFNEGDTLELVINGNTYTTTLNQDGSWSADVAGSDLAADSDNTIDAKVYATDSAGNVGEITASKTYGVDTTISTTAPVLTIPEANDGYISSDELSDGVQTQVTIPDGVEAGDTITFTITNPDGTTQEFEHIITPDEVTNGVADVTLPQDLFNEEGDYAISVIITDPAGNSTPSSNEVGFNVDITSPDSQTTTLIIDDVTSDNVINSQEAQDTITITGSVSGEFNEGDTLELVINGNTYTTTLNQDGSWSADVAGSDLAADSDNTIDAKVYATDSAGNVGEITASKTYGVDTTISTTAPVLTIPEANDGYISSDELSDGVQTQVTIPDGVEAGDTITFTITNPDGTTQEFEHIITPDEVTNGVADVTLPQDLFNEEGDYAISVIITDPAGNSTPSSNEVGFNVDITSPDSQTTTLIIDDVTSDNVINSQEAQDTITITGSVSGEFNEGDTLELVINGNTYTTTLNQDGSWSADVAGSDLAADSDNTIDAKVYATDSAGNVGEITASKTYGVDTTISTTAPVLTIPEANDGYISSDELSDGVQTQVTIPDGVEAGDTITFTITNPDGTTQEFEHIITPDEVTNGVADVTLPQDLFNEEGDYAISVIITDPAGNSTPSSNEVGFNVDITSPDSQTTTLIIDDVTSDNVINSQEAQDTITITGSVSGEFNEGDTLELVINGNTYTTTLNQDGSWSADVAGSDLAADSDNTIDAKVYATDSAGNVGEITASKTYGVASIAIQNIILVEGEKAEFEVSLVNPNGLTLALILASGSAVLGEDFTDALEFTNGVTYNSTTGTINVPAGVNNFSVKVPTIDDKVAEQTETFSLTIDGVTSIATILDNDISTTNAYVSEVGMNTPAGGMDNTLFVGTVDVSNLELDEQSSVYTLLAPTNGVLSANGLPIEWIGSDTNTLLGTVGANNEEVIKITIDDNGEYSVKLLSPMDHPLNSIKDILNFDIGVKVTDNSGFIATGDIQISIEDDMPNHSASSHSVSVPVSEVFVDSFRAGWINTKTTTGSVIGVNNDSDSYDDYIYWGNPVEAGKHSGYTFEDNESLRQTNGVEIDSLINLGTFTHNNYTVYNNSPILTSADLEVKFNIIIDGVTHEITGVIKLDHNETPNTNSSVTHPDNDDIITITNMNDIQTFTIDNRVFEFKIAGFLDNSGNLVEKIYTTETLANSYSLYAQVLSTDDLPTVEGKIILTDDIFGADGPSESNAIAWDGLDAITNTIQGQYGILEVNGDGSYKYTVSRDTRDTMKINESLSEEFKYTITDRDGDSVENVISIDLNGIQNNAGYNVVPTSTNGEAITLDEDTQVVVRISNFGNYHDADGDALHSIKIINLPESGQLSLNGITLVAGAVVSASDIESGKLVFIPNDNTDQDSSFTYRVYDGKGWSIDSYTTEINITAVADAPIVSIEADISSGMIDHTNVAQSNDLFSIEAYASNGAVSNISIVTGTMHDGFGVAASTSGSGLNPGDSTEIQYDATTKASEVIVIKFTTNMSAVDVKFAWKNSKETAVISFYKDGTLIESINHSGGTDKIDGPFTFKTSTNKAFDEIRFSARGEGDDYLINQIVFTEAVTDGNNNILGNVYNVNVEASLTDIDGSENLTVQIIGVPIGATISSSKYTLIDNGNGSWDVVAPNGATTISDTLKMNVPSGTSEFTLNIVAKATEINDNSDGLNYAVSIDSTTVEAQTNAFVPLEGNVAPQVDINNSHNLLGLLGFNIINLIDLSTNRTFNAYDANNNITSVQIEAKSLSSIGFYNLTASNNLANELGMKINIVNNPGFLGILLPSSMITITSLNGGTLDNMKLNELLGTVRFENSGIDLSIINTVKITATDIEGLSASKSNITLAELHLLAKTNTEKGIIEGSDNVDTIHGTNSDNRIYGFDGDDKIYTGEGNNLVRAGSGDDVIYSGSGNNIIYGGSGNDTIISEGGKDLLFGEEGNDKFVFDAQTSYIDGGEGYDTLILTKNQNINFSTLETIIKNVEEIDLLTDATSNQLLDIKLEDIVGMTDENNMLKITGDNKDSVYFKNENGNIWTKEAGQGSDAGFDIYTNSADPTVIVKVQSDINDNIV from the coding sequence ATGGAAACACAAATCGGTAAGGTTCAGTTTATTGAAGGTGAATTCTATGTGATGGATAAACAAGGTACTGTTTCAAAGCTTGATATAGAAGATAGTATCAATGTAAATGACACTATCTTTGGTGGACAATCAAATAATAATTTTAATAGTCTAAATGTATTATTAATTGACGGTAGAATCGTTGAAATTGTAGGTGTTAATGCACAGTTATTTGATACCTCTTTGATAAGTAGTGGGTATGGAAATGAGGAGCTGGCATTTTCACAAGAAGGATTAAAAGTTGCAATTAATGATTTATCAAAAACATTGCAAGAAAATAATAAAGATGATTCTATCTTAGATGAAGAGACAGCTGCTGGCGAAGAGATTTTGAGTACAGAGGGAGGTTCTGGTGGTACCTTTGATGTAAGAAATGGAGAAAGTGTTAATGTTGTAAGTTCTGTAAGAAGCAATGGTCTTGGAATTTCGTATTCCAATCCTTTGTTTGCTACAGATGATTCACTTGGTATAACAGGTATTGTTCTAGATTCATTGGTGACTACACAGACTAATACTTTAGTTGTTGGGGTAAATGATATATATTTAACAAATGATAATACACCTGAAATTACTGGCACAGTAAACTCAAGTACAGCAACAATAACCGTAAGTATAAATAATATTGATTATATTGCTATAAACAATGGTGATGGGACTTGGGTATTGCCAGATAATACAGTTTCTATATTATCTGATGGAACTACAGTTGTTGTGGTGACTGCTACTGATGGAGCCAATACTGCAGTGGCATCTGGAAATATAACGGTAGATACAACTATAGCAACAACAGCACCAGTTCTAACAATTCCTGAAGCAAACGATGGATATATCAGTAGTGATGAATTAAGTGATGGTGTACAAACACAAGTTACTATCCCTGATGGTGTAGAAGCTGGAGATACTATTACTTTTACAATCACAAACCCAGATGGAACTACACAAGAGCTTGAACATATAATTACACCTGATGAAGTAACTAATAATGTAGCAGATGTAACATTGCCACAAGATTTATTTAATGAAGAAGGTGATTATGCTATTAGTGTAATTATAACCGACCCAGCAGGTAACTCTACCCCTTCAAGTAATGAGGTTGGATTTAATGTAGATATAACTTCACCAGATAGCCAAACAACAACGCTAATTATAGATGATGTAACAAGTGATAATACAATTAACTCTCAAGAAGCACAAACTACAATCACTATAACAGGTAGCGTAAGTGGTGAATTTAATGAAGGTGATACACTAGAGCTTGTAATCAATGGTAATACCTATACAACAACACTAAATCAAGATGGTTCTTGGAGTGCAGATGTAGCAGGAAGTGATTTAGCAGCTGATAGTGATAATACAATCGATGCAAAAGTTTATGCAACAGATAGTGCAGGAAATGTTGGTGAGATAACTGCTAGTAAAACTTATGGTGTAGATACAACTATATCAACAACAGCTCCAGTTTTAACAATTCCTGAAGCAAACGATGGATATATAAGTAGTGATGAATTAAGTGATGGTGTACAAACACAAGTTACTATCCCTGATGGTGTAGAAGCTGGAGATACTATTACTTTTACAATCACAAACCCAGATGGAACTACGCAAGAGTTTGAACATATAATTACACCTGATGAAGTAACTAACGGTGTAGCAGATGTAACATTGCCACAAGATTTATTTAATGAAGAAGGTGATTATGCTATTAGTGTAATTATAACCGACCCAGCAGGTAACTCTACCCCTTCAAGTAATGAAGTTGGATTTAATGTAGATATAACTTCACCAGATAGCCAAACAACAACATTAATTATAGATGATGTAACAAGTGATAATGTAATTAACTCTCAAGAAGCACAAGATACAATCACTATAACAGGTAGTGTAAGTGGTGAATTTAATGAAGGTGATACACTAGAGCTTGTAATCAATGGTAATACCTATACAACAACACTAAATCAAGATGGTTCTTGGAGTGCAGATGTAGCAGGAAGTGATTTAGCAGCTGATAGTGATAATACAATCGATGCAAAAGTTTATGCAACAGATAGTGCAGGAAATGTTGGTGAGATAACTGCTAGTAAAACTTATGGTGTAGATACAACTATATCAACAACAGCTCCAGTTTTAACAATTCCTGAAGCAAACGATGGATATATAAGTAGTGATGAATTAAGTGATGGTGTACAAACACAAGTTACTATCCCTGATGGTGTAGAAGCTGGAGATACTATTACTTTTACAATCACAAACCCAGATGGAACTACGCAAGAGTTTGAACATATAATTACACCTGATGAAGTAACTAACGGTGTAGCAGATGTAACATTGCCACAAGATTTATTTAATGAAGAAGGTGATTATGCTATTAGTGTAATTATAACCGACCCAGCAGGTAACTCTACCCCTTCAAGTAATGAAGTTGGATTTAATGTAGATATAACTTCACCAGATAGCCAAACAACAACATTAATTATAGATGATGTAACAAGTGATAATGTAATTAACTCTCAAGAAGCACAAGATACAATCACTATAACAGGTAGTGTAAGTGGTGAATTTAATGAAGGTGATACACTAGAGCTTGTAATCAATGGTAATACCTATACAACAACACTAAATCAAGATGGTTCTTGGAGTGCAGATGTAGCAGGAAGTGATTTAGCAGCTGATAGTGATAATACAATCGATGCAAAAGTTTATGCAACAGATAGTGCAGGAAATGTTGGTGAGATAACTGCTAGTAAAACTTATGGTGTAGATACAACTATATCAACAACAGCTCCAGTTTTAACAATTCCTGAAGCAAACGATGGATATATAAGTAGTGATGAATTAAGTGATGGTGTACAAACACAAGTTACTATCCCTGATGGTGTAGAAGCTGGAGATACTATTACTTTTACAATCACAAACCCAGATGGAACTACGCAAGAGTTTGAACATATAATTACACCTGATGAAGTAACTAACGGTGTAGCAGATGTAACATTGCCACAAGATTTATTTAATGAAGAAGGTGATTATGCTATTAGTGTAATTATAACCGACCCAGCAGGTAACTCTACCCCTTCAAGTAATGAAGTTGGATTTAATGTAGATATAACTTCACCAGATAGCCAAACAACAACATTAATTATAGATGATGTAACAAGTGATAATGTAATTAACTCTCAAGAAGCACAAGATACAATCACTATAACAGGTAGTGTAAGTGGTGAATTTAATGAAGGTGATACACTAGAGCTTGTAATCAATGGTAATACCTATACAACAACACTAAATCAAGATGGTTCTTGGAGTGCAGATGTAGCAGGAAGTGATTTAGCAGCTGATAGTGATAATACAATCGATGCAAAAGTTTATGCAACAGATAGTGCAGGAAATGTTGGTGAGATAACTGCTAGTAAAACTTATGGTGTAGATACAACTATATCAACAACAGCTCCAGTTTTAACAATTCCTGAAGCAAACGATGGATATATAAGTAGTGATGAATTAAGTGATGGTGTACAAACACAAGTTACTATCCCTGATGGTGTAGAAGCTGGAGATACTATTACTTTTACAATCACAAACCCAGATGGAACTACGCAAGAGTTTGAACATATAATTACACCTGATGAAGTAACTAACGGTGTAGCAGATGTAACATTGCCACAAGATTTATTTAATGAAGAAGGTGATTATGCTATTAGTGTAATTATAACCGACCCAGCAGGTAACTCTACCCCTTCAAGTAATGAAGTTGGATTTAATGTAGATATAACTTCACCAGATAGCCAAACAACAACATTAATTATAGATGATGTAACAAGTGATAATGTAATTAACTCTCAAGAAGCACAAGATACAATCACTATAACAGGTAGTGTAAGTGGTGAATTTAATGAAGGTGATACACTAGAGCTTGTAATCAATGGTAATACCTATACAACAACACTAAATCAAGATGGTTCTTGGAGTGCAGATGTAGCAGGAAGTGATTTAGCAGCTGATAGTGATAATACAATCGATGCAAAAGTTTATGCAACAGATAGTGCAGGAAATGTTGGTGAGATAACTGCTAGTAAAACTTATGGTGTAGATACAACTATATCAACAACAGCTCCAGTTTTAACAATTCCTGAAGCAAACGATGGATATATAAGTAGTGATGAATTAAGTGATGGTGTACAAACACAAGTTACTATCCCTGATGGTGTAGAAGCTGGAGATACTATTACTTTTACAATCACAAACCCAGATGGAACTACGCAAGAGTTTGAACATATAATTACACCTGATGAAGTAACTAACGGTGTAGCAGATGTAACATTGCCACAAGATTTATTTAATGAAGAAGGTGATTATGCTATTAGTGTAATTATAACCGACCCAGCAGGTAACTCTACCCCTTCAAGTAATGAAGTTGGATTTAATGTAGATATAACTTCACCAGATAGCCAAACAACAACATTAATTATAGATGATGTAACAAGTGATAATGTAATTAACTCTCAAGAAGCACAAGATACAATCACTATAACAGGTAGTGTAAGTGGTGAATTTAATGAAGGTGATACACTAGAGCTTGTAATCAATGGTAATACCTATACAACAACACTAAATCAAGATGGTTCTTGGAGTGCAGATGTAGCAGGAAGTGATTTAGCAGCTGATAGTGATAATACAATCGATGCAAAAGTTTATGCAACAGATAGTGCAGGAAATGTTGGTGAGATAACTGCTAGTAAAACTTATGGTGTAGATACAACTATATCAACAACAGCTCCAGTTTTAACAATTCCTGAAGCAAACGATGGATATATAAGTAGTGATGAATTAAGTGATGGTGTACAAACACAAGTTACTATCCCTGATGGTGTAGAAGCTGGAGATACTATTACTTTTACAATCACAAACCCAGATGGAACTACGCAAGAGTTTGAACATATAATTACACCTGATGAAGTAACTAACGGTGTAGCAGATGTAACATTGCCACAAGATTTATTTAATGAAGAAGGTGATTATGCTATTAGTGTAATTATAACCGACCCAGCAGGTAACTCTACCCCTTCAAGTAATGAAGTTGGATTTAATGTAGATATAACTTCACCAGATAGCCAAACAACAACATTAATTATAGATGATGTAACAAGTGATAATGTAATTAACTCTCAAGAAGCACAAGATACAATCACTATAACAGGTAGTGTAAGTGGTGAATTTAATGAAGGTGATACACTAGAGCTTGTAATCAATGGTAATACCTATACAACAACACTAAATCAAGATGGTTCTTGGAGTGCAGATGTAGCAGGAAGTGATTTAGCAGCTGATAGTGATAATACAATCGATGCAAAAGTTTATGCAACAGATAGTGCAGGAAATGTTGGTGAGATAACTGCTAGTAAAACTTATGGTGTAGCATCTATTGCTATTCAAAATATAATACTTGTAGAGGGTGAAAAAGCAGAATTTGAAGTGTCTCTTGTTAATCCAAATGGATTGACACTAGCTTTAATACTGGCTTCTGGAAGTGCAGTTTTAGGTGAAGATTTTACAGATGCACTTGAATTTACCAATGGAGTAACTTATAATTCAACCACAGGCACTATAAATGTACCTGCTGGTGTAAATAATTTCAGCGTGAAAGTTCCTACTATTGATGATAAGGTAGCTGAACAAACAGAAACTTTTAGTCTGACAATTGATGGCGTTACTTCAATAGCAACAATACTAGATAATGATATATCAACAACAAATGCATATGTTTCTGAGGTTGGAATGAATACTCCTGCAGGAGGTATGGATAATACATTATTTGTAGGTACAGTGGATGTTTCTAATTTGGAACTTGATGAACAAAGTAGTGTTTACACATTACTAGCACCTACAAATGGAGTGTTATCGGCTAATGGTTTGCCAATAGAGTGGATTGGTAGCGATACAAATACTTTACTTGGTACTGTAGGTGCAAACAATGAAGAAGTGATAAAAATCACTATTGATGATAATGGTGAATATTCTGTTAAGCTTTTGAGTCCTATGGATCATCCTCTAAATAGCATTAAAGATATATTGAATTTTGATATTGGTGTAAAAGTTACAGATAATAGTGGATTTATTGCTACTGGAGACATACAAATATCTATTGAAGATGACATGCCAAATCATAGTGCATCCAGTCATAGTGTATCTGTACCTGTTAGTGAAGTTTTTGTAGATAGCTTCAGGGCTGGTTGGATAAATACTAAAACTACTACGGGTAGTGTAATTGGTGTAAATAATGATTCTGATTCATATGATGACTATATATATTGGGGTAATCCTGTAGAAGCAGGTAAACACTCTGGCTATACTTTTGAGGACAATGAAAGTCTTAGACAAACCAATGGTGTAGAGATTGATTCATTGATTAACCTTGGTACTTTTACACACAATAACTATACAGTATATAATAATAGCCCTATTTTAACTAGTGCAGATTTGGAAGTCAAATTTAATATTATTATAGATGGCGTCACGCATGAGATAACTGGAGTTATTAAGCTTGATCACAATGAAACACCAAATACAAATAGTAGTGTTACGCATCCAGATAATGATGATATTATAACCATTACAAATATGAATGATATTCAAACATTCACTATAGACAATAGAGTTTTTGAGTTTAAAATAGCTGGATTCCTAGACAACAGCGGCAATCTTGTGGAAAAAATATACACAACCGAAACTCTGGCAAATTCATATAGTTTATATGCACAAGTTTTATCAACTGATGACTTACCAACAGTTGAAGGAAAGATTATTTTGACTGATGATATATTTGGTGCAGATGGTCCATCTGAAAGTAATGCTATAGCATGGGATGGATTGGATGCAATCACAAATACTATTCAAGGTCAATACGGAATACTTGAGGTAAATGGTGACGGTAGCTATAAATATACGGTTAGCAGAGATACTAGGGATACAATGAAAATAAATGAATCTTTAAGTGAAGAGTTTAAATACACTATAACAGACAGAGATGGAGACAGTGTAGAAAATGTAATATCTATTGATTTGAATGGTATTCAAAATAATGCTGGATATAATGTGGTTCCAACATCAACAAACGGTGAAGCTATTACGCTAGATGAAGATACTCAAGTAGTAGTGCGAATATCAAATTTTGGTAATTACCATGATGCTGATGGTGATGCATTACATAGTATTAAGATTATTAACTTACCAGAAAGTGGTCAATTAAGCTTAAATGGAATTACACTGGTTGCTGGTGCAGTTGTTAGTGCTAGTGATATCGAATCTGGCAAATTGGTGTTTATTCCTAACGACAATACAGACCAAGATAGTAGTTTTACATACAGGGTATATGATGGTAAAGGTTGGAGTATTGATAGCTATACTACAGAAATTAATATTACGGCTGTAGCCGATGCACCTATTGTGAGTATAGAAGCAGACATTAGTTCTGGAATGATAGACCACACTAATGTTGCTCAATCAAATGACTTATTTAGTATTGAGGCATACGCTAGCAATGGGGCTGTATCAAATATATCTATTGTAACTGGTACGATGCATGATGGATTTGGTGTTGCGGCTAGCACTTCTGGTAGTGGTCTTAATCCAGGAGATAGTACGGAAATACAATATGATGCCACAACAAAAGCATCTGAAGTTATAGTTATAAAATTTACAACTAATATGTCCGCAGTAGATGTTAAATTTGCATGGAAAAACTCCAAAGAAACAGCTGTAATATCTTTTTATAAAGATGGTACCTTGATAGAATCTATCAATCACTCTGGTGGTACAGATAAAATTGATGGACCTTTTACATTTAAGACATCAACCAATAAAGCATTTGATGAAATTAGATTCTCTGCACGAGGTGAAGGTGATGATTACTTAATCAATCAAATTGTATTTACTGAGGCAGTGACTGATGGAAATAATAATATCTTAGGAAATGTATATAATGTTAATGTTGAAGCATCTTTGACTGACATAGATGGTAGCGAAAATTTAACCGTGCAAATTATTGGGGTTCCAATTGGCGCAACCATTTCAAGTAGTAAATATACACTTATAGATAATGGTAACGGTTCTTGGGATGTAGTTGCTCCAAATGGAGCAACTACTATTAGTGACACATTAAAAATGAATGTACCTAGCGGAACAAGTGAATTTACATTGAATATTGTAGCTAAAGCAACAGAGATTAATGATAATAGCGATGGTTTAAATTATGCTGTCTCAATAGATTCTACTACAGTAGAAGCACAAACTAATGCATTTGTGCCACTTGAAGGTAATGTGGCTCCGCAAGTTGATATAAACAATAGTCATAATTTATTAGGATTGTTAGGTTTTAATATAATTAATTTAATAGATTTAAGCACAAACCGAACTTTTAATGCTTATGATGCAAACAATAATATTACTAGTGTTCAAATTGAAGCCAAATCTTTGTCGTCTATTGGTTTTTATAATTTAACAGCATCCAATAATCTAGCAAATGAATTGGGAATGAAGATTAATATAGTCAATAATCCTGGATTTCTTGGGATACTGCTCCCGTCTTCTATGATTACAATAACATCACTAAATGGCGGTACACTTGATAATATGAAATTAAATGAGCTACTTGGTACGGTTAGATTTGAAAATAGTGGCATTGACTTGAGTATCATAAATACAGTCAAAATAACAGCAACAGACATAGAAGGCTTATCGGCTTCAAAATCAAACATAACACTTGCTGAACTGCATCTTTTGGCGAAAACTAACACCGAAAAAGGTATTATTGAGGGTAGTGACAATGTTGATACAATACATGGCACAAATAGCGATAATCGTATATATGGTTTTGATGGGGATGACAAGATATATACAGGTGAAGGAAATAATCTAGTTAGGGCTGGTAGTGGAGATGATGTTATATATAGTGGAAGTGGAAATAATATTATATATGGTGGAAGTGGAAATGATACAATAATTAGTGAAGGTGGTAAAGACTTATTGTTTGGTGAAGAAGGGAATGATAAGTTTGTATTTGATGCTCAAACTTCTTATATTGATGGTGGAGAAGGTTATGATACGCTTATATTAACAAAAAATCAAAATATAAATTTTTCTACACTTGAAACTATAATTAAAAATGTAGAAGAAATAGATTTGTTAACAGATGCAACTTCAAATCAATTGTTAGATATAAAACTAGAAGATATTGTTGGGATGACAGATGAAAATAATATGCTAAAAATAACTGGGGATAATAAGGATAGTGTATATTTTAAAAACGAAAATGGAAATATTTGGACTAAAGAAGCTGGTCAAGGTAGCGATGCTGGGTTTGATATTTATACTAATAGTGCTGATCCTACGGTTATCGTAAAAGTTCAATCTGATATTAACGATAATATAGTATAA
- a CDS encoding response regulator transcription factor, with the protein MDIILFCNDIDLLGHWKTQLEDYEIIVIDKADNLPYEKRSIVICSMESLQLNLNAMSEYIKTSSHKIVVLDRNPTLNKARWLFGMGIDGYGNALSAKIYLQSAIDAVSKNLKWIVPDLTTQIIQNLTLLDNISLKNESLWNELTQKEKEIARFLKDGYSNMQISEKLNISINTVKTHIKHIYSKFSVKDKISFILLFK; encoded by the coding sequence GTGGATATCATATTATTTTGCAATGATATTGATCTTTTAGGACACTGGAAAACACAACTTGAAGATTATGAGATTATTGTCATAGACAAAGCTGATAATCTTCCGTATGAAAAAAGGTCTATTGTAATATGTAGTATGGAAAGTCTACAATTGAATCTTAATGCCATGAGTGAGTACATAAAAACGAGTTCACATAAAATAGTAGTTTTGGATAGAAACCCTACTCTAAATAAAGCTCGTTGGCTTTTTGGAATGGGTATTGATGGATATGGCAATGCTCTAAGTGCTAAGATATATTTACAGTCAGCAATTGATGCAGTATCAAAAAATTTAAAATGGATTGTACCTGATTTAACAACACAAATAATTCAAAATCTTACACTTTTAGACAATATAAGCCTTAAAAATGAATCATTGTGGAATGAATTAACTCAAAAAGAGAAGGAAATAGCTAGGTTTTTAAAAGATGGTTATTCTAATATGCAAATATCTGAAAAACTAAATATTTCTATAAATACAGTAAAAACACATATTAAGCATATTTATAGTAAGTTCTCTGTAAAAGATAAAATATCTTTTATTCTACTTTTTAAATAA